A genomic region of Nostoc sp. UHCC 0702 contains the following coding sequences:
- a CDS encoding DUF2795 domain-containing protein, with amino-acid sequence MAKANPVEVQKHLKGVDYPADKQELIQHARQQKADQDVISLLEKLPDNRQYENPADLNKALGEIE; translated from the coding sequence ATGGCTAAGGCAAATCCAGTTGAAGTACAAAAACACTTGAAGGGTGTTGACTATCCTGCTGATAAGCAAGAATTGATTCAACATGCTAGACAGCAAAAAGCCGATCAAGATGTGATCTCATTATTAGAAAAATTGCCAGACAACCGACAGTATGAAAATCCAGCGGATCTCAACAAAGCTTTAGGCGAAATTGAGTAG